From a region of the Solanum stenotomum isolate F172 chromosome 2, ASM1918654v1, whole genome shotgun sequence genome:
- the LOC125856718 gene encoding probable F-box protein At5g04010: MSIVSLSSQKQPPPWQVVVLVATHLDPKTLAISSCVCKSWLISMSLDQIWQPLCCSHYPSLSTLHNFNNNNNNNNDDDDDSSVSYRRLFALGQRASNRRWKPPSKPCISLKNVIFALNIYKNSTCVVSLVKHGNQLSFDKKGVFRFDIDVEQYRRRIPGSVTNIKNGDLGSFDTLGDVRIMWDVILEGYKGVFNVMNCKGKGRFVLGLEGWFSEELPPPGCCSIETVSGLVADLWLGLKLEDGKAMVEKISAGILSIVSWRYLFVEDALRYLQHFLSS; this comes from the exons atgtccatagtttcattatcatcACAAAAACAACCACCTCCATGGCAAGTTGTTGTTCTTGTAGCAACTCATCTTGATCCAAAAACCCTAGCAATTTCTTCATGTGTTTGCAAATCATGGTTAATTTCTATGTCTTTAGATCAAATATGGCAACCCCTTTGTTGTTCTCATTATCCTTCTCTATCAACACttcataattttaataataataataataataataatgatgacgACGATGATTCGAGTGTTTCTTATAGGCGGTTATTCGCCCTCGGTCAGAGGGCGAGTAACCGTCGATGGAAACCGCCATCAAAACCTTGTATTTCGCTTAAAAACGTCATATTTGCACTAAACATTTATAAAAACTCTACGTGTGTGGTGAGTTTAGTCAAGCATGGAAATCAACTTAGTTTCGACAAAAAAGGCGTTTTTCGATTCGATATCGATGTTGAGCAATATCGGAGGAG GATTCCTGGCTCCGTCACTAATATCAAGAACGGGGATTTGGGATCGTTCGATACCCTGGGAGACGTGAGAATAATGTGGGACgtaattttggaagggtataAAGGGGTTTTCAATGTGATGAATTGTAAAGGGAAAGGTAGGTTTGTTTTAGGGTTAGAAGGATGGTTTTCGGAGGAGCTACCACCGCCCGGGTGTTGCTCGATCGAGACCGTTAGCGGTCTCGTGGCAGATTTATGGTTAGGATTGAAGCTTGAAGATGGAAAAGCAATGGTGGAGAAAATAAGTGCTGGGATTTTGAGTATAGTAAGTTGGAGATATTTATTTGTTGAAGATGCTCTTAGGTATTTACAACATTTTCTTTCATCTTAA
- the LOC125856719 gene encoding 54S ribosomal protein L22, mitochondrial-like translates to MVGWERHFQCILRQAGKRYQQNLTVPFNSLFHSKATPVLGEVPYLPRLQNTLSPCISRPLYQYLQHLGLSSSRTLLADDATPISSPLTPMLPSSTGSTEAEKAISKPSKVQAILKGIKQSPKKVNLVAALVRGMRVEDALLQLQVTVKRAAKTVYQVIHSARANAVHNYGFDPDRLLIAEAFLGKGLFKKRLSYHAKGKCGMMVRPECRLTVVLREITPAEEAEIAKLRVHNFKKLTKRERRLVPHKLIETTPIWNRKGKARSSGTGAVAE, encoded by the exons ATGGTGGGCTGGGAACGTCATTTTCAGTGCATACTTCGTCAGGCTGGGAAGAGATATCAACAAAATCTAACTGTTCCTTTCAATTCATTGTTTCACTCAAAGGCAACTCCAGTACTCG GTGAGGTGCCTTATTTACCAAGGCTGCAGAATACACTTTCCCCTTGCATCTCAAGGCCATTGTACCAATATCTACAACATCTG GGTTTGTCTAGTTCAAGGACATTACTTGCCGACGATGCAACACCAATTTCTTCTCCATTAACACCAATGTTACCATCAAGTACGGGAAGTACAGAAGCAGAGAAAGCAATTTCTAAACCTTCAAAAGTTCAAGCTATTTTGAAGGGTATAAAACAG AGCCCAAAGAAGGTGAACTTGGTTGCTGCATTAGTTCGTGGTATGCGTGTTGAAGATGCATTGTTACAGTTGCAAGTGACGGTAAAGCGAGCTGCCAAAACTGTCTATCAG GTTATACACTCTGCTCGAGCAAATGCAGTGCATAACTATGGATTTGATCCGGATCGTCTTCTTATTG CTGAGGCATTTCTTGGGAAGGGACTCTTTAAGAAAAGGTTGTCCTACCATGCTAAAGGAAAGTGTGGAATGATGGTGAGGCCAGAATGTAGACTGACAGTGGTTCTTAGGGAGATAACACCGGCAGAGGAGGCCGAGATAGCTAAGTTGAGAGTACACAACTTCAAAAAGCTAACTAAACGTGAAAGACGTCTTGTCCCTCATAAGCTCATCGAAACTACTCCAATATGGAACCGCAAGGGCAAAGCTAGAAGTAGTGGCACAGGTGCTGTTGCTGAATGA
- the LOC125856692 gene encoding uncharacterized protein LOC125856692 isoform X3, which translates to MAPKKPSSSPIPVGNCEVVVEAGKFTSELNENSLNISLSKNVKVKISVVDGGNHSKELKNPIEYEENGNYCFVLINPKDDDGKTKSLLQEVLSIYSKELPAMNYAANTGKESQFLERCVSNGKYCTLVLKTKDNIDPGEVIAAVTYQIIPADMQFAEVPLAAVKSVYQLKGIGYLIYLELRKRLQHVGVRTVLCWGDKESEGFWVKQGFSVIGQVDTKGRARKLPIKADIRKALCFPGGSNLMISHFNKDNLQSSAVYLNLKFPLKPLREDFQSPILQEQRDTPSEGNNHSLGRSQATKTMDSNFYDCQDFQPGDGAIGSSKHGHIGFNEMESQTLLKKCSCSASGSKKRTWETSHTSVKSKKIKGDHQTDCDLHSKDISLESVSGNSFSAISKSKCQVGITPKDPLTSHFLEKNAVEAAAVTLTYEGHSSRDISSRGTNFRIMLMNIADNSKKANLTKIIGDLGGDVTADGSLSTHVVTGKVRKTLNFCSALCSGAWILSPNWLKESFRNGKFLDEMPFILRDEDYELKYRSELKGAVLRAKAYPQALLKDYDICLAAHVHPPIGTLSAIVKSAGGNVIRGLNQVKDESKTIFVACEEDMDEALSAVKKGIWTFSSDWFMNCIMKQELDLGAPQFAECL; encoded by the exons atggCACCGAAAAAACCCTCTTCTTCTCCGATTCCCGTCG GGAATTGCGAGGTTGTTGTGGAAGCTGGGAAGTTTACCTCAGAGTTAAACGAAAATAGTCTCAATATTTCTTTGTCAAAGAATGTCAAAGTCAAAATTTCTg TTGTGGATGGTGGGAATCATTCAAAGGAACTCAAAAACCCTATTGAGTATGAGGAAAATG GAAATTATTGTTTTGTGCTCATTAATCCCAAAGATGATGATGGAAAAACCAAGTCTTTACTTCAG GAAGTATTGAGCATTTATTCTAAAGAGCTTCCGGCCATGAACTATGCTGCAAACACAGGAAAAGAATCACAATTCCTTGAAAGATGTgtatcaaatgg GAAGTACTGCACGCTAGTTCTGAAAACCAAGGATAACATAGACCCTGGGGAG GTTATTGCAGCAGTCACTTATCAAATAATCCCAGCTGATATGCAATTTGCTGAGGTTCCTCTTGCGGCTGTTAAATCAGTTTACCAACTCAAG GGGATTGGTTATTTAATCTATTTGGAGTTGAGGAAAAGATTGCAACACGTGGGTGTTCGAACAGTACTTTGCTGGGGAGATAAGGAGTCTGAAGGATTTTGGGTTAAGCAG GGATTTTCAGTTATTGGTCAAGTTGACACAAAAGGCAGAGCTCGCAAGCTCCCTATCAAGGCTGATATTCGGAAAGCATTGTGCTTTCCTGGTGGTTCAAATCTCATGATTTCTCATTTCAATAAGGATAACTTACAGAGTTCTGCAGTGTATCTAAATCTGAAATTCCCCTTAAAGCCTTTAAGAGAGGATTTCCAATCTCCAATTCTCCAAGAACAAAGGGATACTCCGTCTGAGGGAAATAACCATTCCCTAGGAAGAAGTCAGGCAACTAAAACCATGGATTCTAACTTCTATG ATTGCCAAGATTTTCAACCTGGAGATGGTGCTATCGGGAGCAGCAAACATGGACATATAGGATTTAATGAAATGGAAAGCCAAACTCTTCTGAAGAAATGTTCCTGTTCAGCGTCAGGATCAAAAAAGAGGACTTGGGAAACCTCACACACTTCTgttaaatccaaaaaaataaagggaGATCATCAAACTGACTGTGACTTGCATTCTAAGGACATTAGCTTAGAAAGTGTTTCGGGGAACAGTTTTTCTGCTATCTCTAAGAGCAAATGTCAGGTAGGTATTACTCCCAAGGATCCTTTGACAAGTCACTTTCTGGAAAAGAATGCTGTAGAAGCTGCAGCAGTTACTTTGACATATGAAGGGCATAGTAGTCGAGACATTTCTTCAAGAGGGACAAACTTCAGAATTATGCTGATGAACATTGCTGATAATAGTAAAAAGGCAAATTTGACCAAG ATAATCGGAGACCTTGGTGGAGATGTTACTGCTGATGGAAGTTTAAGCACACACGTAGTCACTGGCAAAGTGAGGAAAACTTTGAATTTCTGCTCTGCTCTCTGCTCAGG AGCTTGGATACTGTCACCAAATTGGTTGAAAGAAAGTTTCCGAAATGGCAAATTTTTAG ATGAAATGCCTTTTATTTTGAGGGATGAAGACTATGAACTTAAGTACAGAAGTGAGCTAAAAGGGGCAGTTCTTAGAGCAAAAGCATACCCCCAAGCTCttctcaaggattatgacatatGTCTTGCAGCTCATGTTCATCCTCCAATCGGTACCTTATCAGCCATTGTAAAATCTGCAGGAGGCAAT
- the LOC125856731 gene encoding protein EARLY RESPONSIVE TO DEHYDRATION 15 isoform X1 translates to MALVSGGRSSTLNPNAPLFIPSYVQQVEDFSPEWWNLVTTATWFRDYWTSQHQGEEYGDDDLGFTGNDVADLLPENIDLDVDEDILNMEAQFEEFLQSSESEQQGIKSSLSGVNGMFQFGLPKGSEALVRTLSMPKPKSPIEPPKLYEKPAKIVSPKNSLRRIQQPR, encoded by the exons ATGGCTTTAGTTTCTGGAGGAAGGTCGTCAACACTGAATCCGAATGCACCTCTCTTCATCCCATCTTATGTGCAACAAGTGGAGGACTTTTCACCTGAATGGTGGAATTTGGTAACAACTGCAACATGGTTCCGCGATTATTGGACGAGCCAGCATCAAGGAGAGGAATATGGCGATGATGATCTTGGGTTTACTGGAAATGATGTTGCTGACTTGCTTCCCGAAAACATTGATCTTGATGTTGATGAGGATATTTTGAATATGGAAGCTCAGTTTGAAGAATTTCTTCAATCATCTGAAAGTGAGCAACAAGGCATCAAGTCATCACTCTCTGGTGTCAATGGTATGTTTCAATTTG GCTTACCCAAGGGTTCTGAGGCACTCGTAAGGACACTGAGCATGCCAAAGCCAAAATCTCCTATTGAGCCTCCAAAGTTGTACGAGAAACCAGCAAAGATTGTTAGCCCAAAGAACAGCCTTCGCCGCATCCAGCAGCCCCGCTAA
- the LOC125856692 gene encoding uncharacterized protein LOC125856692 isoform X2, with amino-acid sequence MAPKKPSSSPIPVGNCEVVVEAGKFTSELNENSLNISLSKNVKVKISVVDGGNHSKELKNPIEYEENGNYCFVLINPKDDDGKTKSLLQEVLSIYSKELPAMNYAANTGKESQFLERCVSNGKYCTLVLKTKDNIDPGEVIAAVTYQIIPADMQFAEVPLAAVKSVYQLKGIGYLIYLELRKRLQHVGVRTVLCWGDKESEGFWVKQGFSVIGQVDTKGRARKLPIKADIRKALCFPGGSNLMISHFNKDNLQSSAVYLNLKFPLKPLREDFQSPILQEQRDTPSEGNNHSLGRSQATKTMDSNFYDCQDFQPGDGAIGSSKHGHIGFNEMESQTLLKKCSCSASGSKKRTWETSHTSVKSKKIKGDHQTDCDLHSKDISLESVSGNSFSAISKSKCQVGITPKDPLTSHFLEKNAVEAAAVTLTYEGHSSRDISSRGTNFRIMLMNIADNSKKANLTKIIGDLGGDVTADGSLSTHVVTGKVRKTLNFCSALCSGAWILSPNWLKESFRNGKFLDEMPFILRDEDYELKYRSELKGAVLRAKAYPQALLKDYDICLAAHVHPPIGTLSAIVKSAGGNVICGLNQVKDESKTIFVACEEDMDEALSAVKKGIWTFSSDWFMNCIMKQELDLGAPQFAECL; translated from the exons atggCACCGAAAAAACCCTCTTCTTCTCCGATTCCCGTCG GGAATTGCGAGGTTGTTGTGGAAGCTGGGAAGTTTACCTCAGAGTTAAACGAAAATAGTCTCAATATTTCTTTGTCAAAGAATGTCAAAGTCAAAATTTCTg TTGTGGATGGTGGGAATCATTCAAAGGAACTCAAAAACCCTATTGAGTATGAGGAAAATG GAAATTATTGTTTTGTGCTCATTAATCCCAAAGATGATGATGGAAAAACCAAGTCTTTACTTCAG GAAGTATTGAGCATTTATTCTAAAGAGCTTCCGGCCATGAACTATGCTGCAAACACAGGAAAAGAATCACAATTCCTTGAAAGATGTgtatcaaatgg GAAGTACTGCACGCTAGTTCTGAAAACCAAGGATAACATAGACCCTGGGGAG GTTATTGCAGCAGTCACTTATCAAATAATCCCAGCTGATATGCAATTTGCTGAGGTTCCTCTTGCGGCTGTTAAATCAGTTTACCAACTCAAG GGGATTGGTTATTTAATCTATTTGGAGTTGAGGAAAAGATTGCAACACGTGGGTGTTCGAACAGTACTTTGCTGGGGAGATAAGGAGTCTGAAGGATTTTGGGTTAAGCAG GGATTTTCAGTTATTGGTCAAGTTGACACAAAAGGCAGAGCTCGCAAGCTCCCTATCAAGGCTGATATTCGGAAAGCATTGTGCTTTCCTGGTGGTTCAAATCTCATGATTTCTCATTTCAATAAGGATAACTTACAGAGTTCTGCAGTGTATCTAAATCTGAAATTCCCCTTAAAGCCTTTAAGAGAGGATTTCCAATCTCCAATTCTCCAAGAACAAAGGGATACTCCGTCTGAGGGAAATAACCATTCCCTAGGAAGAAGTCAGGCAACTAAAACCATGGATTCTAACTTCTATG ATTGCCAAGATTTTCAACCTGGAGATGGTGCTATCGGGAGCAGCAAACATGGACATATAGGATTTAATGAAATGGAAAGCCAAACTCTTCTGAAGAAATGTTCCTGTTCAGCGTCAGGATCAAAAAAGAGGACTTGGGAAACCTCACACACTTCTgttaaatccaaaaaaataaagggaGATCATCAAACTGACTGTGACTTGCATTCTAAGGACATTAGCTTAGAAAGTGTTTCGGGGAACAGTTTTTCTGCTATCTCTAAGAGCAAATGTCAGGTAGGTATTACTCCCAAGGATCCTTTGACAAGTCACTTTCTGGAAAAGAATGCTGTAGAAGCTGCAGCAGTTACTTTGACATATGAAGGGCATAGTAGTCGAGACATTTCTTCAAGAGGGACAAACTTCAGAATTATGCTGATGAACATTGCTGATAATAGTAAAAAGGCAAATTTGACCAAG ATAATCGGAGACCTTGGTGGAGATGTTACTGCTGATGGAAGTTTAAGCACACACGTAGTCACTGGCAAAGTGAGGAAAACTTTGAATTTCTGCTCTGCTCTCTGCTCAGG AGCTTGGATACTGTCACCAAATTGGTTGAAAGAAAGTTTCCGAAATGGCAAATTTTTAG ATGAAATGCCTTTTATTTTGAGGGATGAAGACTATGAACTTAAGTACAGAAGTGAGCTAAAAGGGGCAGTTCTTAGAGCAAAAGCATACCCCCAAGCTCttctcaaggattatgacatatGTCTTGCAGCTCATGTTCATCCTCCAATCGGTACCTTATCAGCCATTGTAAAATCTGCAGGAGGCAAT
- the LOC125856731 gene encoding protein EARLY RESPONSIVE TO DEHYDRATION 15 isoform X2 → MALVSGGRSSTLNPNAPLFIPSYVQQVEDFSPEWWNLVTTATWFRDYWTSQHQGEEYGDDDLGFTGNDVADLLPENIDLDVDEDILNMEAQFEEFLQSSESEQQGIKSSLSGVNGLPKGSEALVRTLSMPKPKSPIEPPKLYEKPAKIVSPKNSLRRIQQPR, encoded by the exons ATGGCTTTAGTTTCTGGAGGAAGGTCGTCAACACTGAATCCGAATGCACCTCTCTTCATCCCATCTTATGTGCAACAAGTGGAGGACTTTTCACCTGAATGGTGGAATTTGGTAACAACTGCAACATGGTTCCGCGATTATTGGACGAGCCAGCATCAAGGAGAGGAATATGGCGATGATGATCTTGGGTTTACTGGAAATGATGTTGCTGACTTGCTTCCCGAAAACATTGATCTTGATGTTGATGAGGATATTTTGAATATGGAAGCTCAGTTTGAAGAATTTCTTCAATCATCTGAAAGTGAGCAACAAGGCATCAAGTCATCACTCTCTGGTGTCAATG GCTTACCCAAGGGTTCTGAGGCACTCGTAAGGACACTGAGCATGCCAAAGCCAAAATCTCCTATTGAGCCTCCAAAGTTGTACGAGAAACCAGCAAAGATTGTTAGCCCAAAGAACAGCCTTCGCCGCATCCAGCAGCCCCGCTAA